The following nucleotide sequence is from Streptomyces sp. HUAS CB01.
CACGTCCCCTTCGACATCGTCGTACCGCAGGGCACCCTGTGGGTCATGGGCGACCACCGCAGCAAGTCGCGGGACTCCCGCGACCACTTGGGCGAGCCCGGCGGGGGCACGGTGCCCCTCGACAGGGTGATCGGACGCGCGGACTGGATCGGCTGGCCGCTCGGCCGCTGGTCCACGCTGCCGGCGACCGGCGCCTTCGACCGCGTGACCGCGCCGGACGGTGCCCATGGGTAGCCGCGGACGGCGCGCGAGCCACCGGGCCGACACCAGGCTGCCCACCGGCACCCGGCCCACCGACGGCGGCCGGACGCTCCCCGGGCGCGCCGAGCGGCGCAGGCTCGCCAAGAAGGTGAAGCGACGGCGCCAGCGCTCCGCCGTCAAGGAGATCCCCCTCCTCATCACGGTCGCGCTGATGATCGCCCTCGTCCTCAAGACCTTCCTGGTGCAGGCGTTCGTCATCCCGTCCGGTTCCATGGAGCAGACGATCCGGATCGACGACCGGGTGCTGGTCGACAAGCTGACGCCCTGGTTCGGCTCCAAGCCCGAACGCGGCGACGTCGTCGTCTTCAAGGACCCCGGCGGCTGGCTCCAGGAGGAGCAGACGCCGCGACCGGACGACCCGGTCGTCGTCAAGCAGGTCAAGGACGTGCTGACCTTCATCGGTCTGCTGCCGTCCGACGACGAGCAGGACCTGATCAAGCGAGTCGTCGCCGTCGGCGGCGACAAGGTCGTCTGCTGCGACCGCGACGGCAAGGTCACGGTCAACGGCGTCCCGCTGACCGAGCCGTACCTGCACCCCGGCAACGCCCCCTCGAAACTGAGGTTCGACGTGCAGGTCCCCGCGGGCCGGCTCTTCGTGATGGGCGACCACCGGTCGAACTCGGCCGACTCCCGCTTCCACCTCGACGAGGAGTACAGCGGCACGGTCTCGGAGGAGGAGGTCGTCGGGCGCGCCGTGGTCATCGCCTGGCCGTTCGACCACTGGCGCAAACTGGAGGAGAGGGGAACGTACGCCTCGGTCCCCGATGCGCGCGCCGGGACGGCCACCGCACTCGGACCGTCGCATAGTGTGTCCTCCCAGGATCACAAAGGACTGGTCCTGCTCCCGAGCCCTGCGGAACTCCCGCTCGTTATGGGAGTGATGGGCCTGCGCCGTCTCGGGCGCGGGCGGTCGCACGGAGTGAGGAGTGGATGTGGGGGATTTGGCGGTAGGCGCACGATCCGGACACGAGGAGCCCGAGGAGCGGCCCGAGCGGTACGTGAAGCCTTCCCCCGGTTCCACTGGCTCCGGCGGCCTTCCCCCGCAGGGCGACGGCGGTTCGGGAGACGGTGACCCGGCGGACGACGACGGTTCGTCCGGCACCGGGGAGAGGAAGCAGCGGTCCTTCTGGAAGGAACTGCCGCTGCTGGTCGGTATCGCGCTGGTCCTGGCGCTGCTGATCAAGACGTTCCTGGTCCAGGCGTTCTCGATCCCCTCGGACTCGATGATGAACACGCTCCAGCGGGGCGACCGGGTGCTGGTCGACAAGCTGACGCCGTGGTTCGGATCCGAGCCCGAGCGCGGCGAGGTCGTGGTCTTCCACGACCCGGGCGGCTGGCTGGACGACACCCACACCCCCGAGCCCAACGTGGTGCAGCAGTTCCTGAGCTTCATCGGCCTGATGCCGTCGTCGGAGGAGAAGGACCTGATCAAGCGCGTCATCGCGGTCGGCGGTGACACGGTCTCCTGCAAGAAGGGAGGCAAGGTCATGGTCAACGGCAAGGCCCTGGACGAGACGTCGTACATCCGGCCCGGCAGCACGCCCTGCGACGACAAGCCGTTCGGTCCGATCCGGGTGCCCGAGGGCCGGATCTGGGTGATGGGCGACAACCGGGACAACTCCCTGGACTCCCGCTACCACCAGGAGCTGCCTTACAACGGCACGGTGAGCAACGAGGACGTCGTCGGACGCGCCGTGGTGGTGGCCTGGCCGTTCAACCGCTGGTCCACGCTGCCCGTTCCGGACACCTTCGACCAGCCCGGGCTCAACTCGGCGGCGGTGATCGGCGGAACCGTCGCGCCGGGCGCACTGGCCGTGGCGGGTGCGTTGCCGATCGTGCTCGTCCGCCGGAGGAGGCTGACCCGCGGGCGAACCGGCGGGTAGGGTGCCGCTCGGATCAGCGATCGTCGATCCTGCGAGGGAGCGCTGCGATGAGCGGAACAGGACGTACGGACAGGGGCCACGGCCGCCTCGGCAGTGTGCTGTCGGGGCTCGCCGTGGCCCTCGGCTGTGTGCTCTTCCTCGGCGGCTTCGTCTTCGGCGCGCTGCTCTACCAGCCGTACACGGTGCCGACGGATTCGATGTCCCCGACCGTGGAGCCCGGTGACCGGGTGCTGGCGCAGCGGATCGACGGCTCCGAGGTCCGGCGCGGGGACATCGTCGTCTTCACGGACAAGGTGTGGGCCGACGCCCCGATGGTGAAGCGCGTGGTCGGGATCGGCGGCGACAAGGTCGTCTGCTGCGACTCCGAGGGCCGGATGACCGTCAACGGCCGGGCCGTCGAGGAACCGTATCTGCCGGGCGAGGAGTCCGCCTCGCCGATGGGCTTCACCGTCTCCGTCCCCGAGGGGAAGCTCTTCCTCCTCGGCGATGAGCGCAGGACCTCCGTGGACTCCCGTTCGCACCTTCAGGAAGCCGGACAGGGCACCGTGCCGAGGGCGGCCGTGAGCGCCCGGCTGGACGCCGTCGCCTGGCCTGTGGGCGGGGTCCTGGAACGGCCGCGGAGCTTCGCCGCGCTTCCGGGCGGGATCTCCGAGCCGGGGCCCATCCGGCCGGTCGTCGCGTCGGTGGCGCTCGGCGCCGTGCTGATCCTGGGCGGAGCCGCCTACGGACCGCTCGTGAAGCTCATGGGCCGGCGGAAGCAGCCCACCGGGCGGAGCAGGGCGACCGCGGATGTCTGAGCGGCCGGCGGGGACGGCCGCGGAGGGCCCCGGGCGGGCGCTGCGCCGTGTCTCCCGGGTGATCCTGCTCGATCCCGCCGACCGCATCCTGCTGCTGCACGGCTTCGAACCCGAGGATCCGTCCGACGACTGGTGGTTCACACCCGGCGGCGGGGTCGAGGGCGCGGAGTCCCGCGAGGAGGCCGCGCTGCGCGAGCTCGCCGAGGAGACGGGAATCACAGACGTCGAGCTGGGTCCGGTGATCTGGCAGCGGGAGTGCTCCTTCCCGTTCGACGGGCGCCGCTGGGACCAGGACGAGTGGTACTACCTGGCACGTACCCGGCAGACGGCGACCAGTCTGACGGGCCTGACCCGGCTGGAACAGCGCAGTGTCGCGGGCCTGAGGTGGTGGACCTCCGCCGAACTGTCGGCGGCGCGTGAGACGGTGTATCCGACCAGGCTCGCCGAGCTGCTGCGCACGCTGCTCGACGAGGGGCCTCCGAGTGCGCCTGTGGTCCTGGCCCGGGACATCGTCTAGGGACGCAGGGGGCTGGCGCACAATAGGGGGACGCACGGCTGAAGGGGAACATGCCATGAGCGCCGAGGACCTCGAGAAGTACGAGACCGAGATGGAGCTGAAGCTCTACCGGGAGTACCGCGACGTCGTCGGGCTGTTCAAATACGTGATCGAGACCGAGCGTCGTTTCTACCTCACCAATGACTACGAGATGCAGGTGCACTCGGTGCAGGGTGAGGTCTTCTTCGAAGTCTCCATGGCAGACGCCTGGGTGTGGGACATGTACCGGCCGGCGAGGTTCGTCAAGCAGGTCCGCGTGCTCACGTTCAAGGACGTGAACATCGAGGAGCTGAACAAGAGCGATCTGGAGCTTCCCCAGGGCTGAGCTTCACCCGGACGGGTGGCGTGGTTTTCCACAGCGGCCGGGTTGTCCACCAAGATCCACTCGCCGGGGCCCGAGGCACCAGAGTCGGTGCCGGAGGTGGTGCCGAGATGAACGCGACGGGGGCACTCGGACGGTACGGCGAGGAACTGGCGGCCCGGCGGCTCGCCGCGAGCGGGATGACCGTGGTCGCCCGGAACTGGCGATGCGGACGGGCCGGCGAGATCGACATCGTCGCCCGCGACGGCGACACGGTGGTCGTCTGTGAGGTCAAGACCCGCAGGGGCGGCCCGGAAGGACGGATGCCCTTCGAGCATCCGATGGCCGCGATCACCCCCACCAAGGCGGACCGGCTCAGACACCTGGCCGCATGCTGGCTGGAGCACCACGGAGGACCACCGCCCCCCGGCGGGGTGCGGATCGATCTCGTCGGGGTGGTGCTGCCCCGGCGGGGCGCACCCCGGGTCGAGCATGTGACGGGGGTGGCCTGATGGGGTTCGCGCGCACCTGCTCGGTCGCGCTGGTGGGCGTCGAGGGCGTCGTCGTGGAGGTCCAGGCGGACCTGGAACCGGGCGTCGCGGCCTTCGCCCTGGTCGGCCTCCCGGACAAGAGCCTCGTGGAGAGCCGCGACCGGGTCCGGGCGGCCGTCGTCAACTCCGGTGCCGAGTGGCCGCAGAAGAAGCTCACGGTCGGGCTCAGCCCGGCGTCCGTGCCGAAGGGCGGCAGCGGGTTCGACCTCGCCGTCGCCTGTGCGGTCCTGGGGGCTGCCGAGCGCATCGATCCCCGGGCGATCGCGGATCTCGTCCTCATCGGCGAGCTGGGTCTCGACGGCAGGGTGCGGCCCGTGCGGGGGGTCCTGCCCGCGGTCCTCGCCGCGGCGGAGGCGGGCTACCAGCAGGTCGTCGTGCCCGAGCGGACCGCGGGGGAGGCCTCGCTCGTGCCGGGTGTCTCGGTGCTCGGGGTGCGCAGCCTGCTCCAGCTGATCGCGGTGCTGAACGACGAGCCGGTGCCGGAGGAGGAACCCGACGGCGACGGCCGGCCCGACGCCATGCTCGCCGGGCTGACGGTGCCCGGTGCCGGGGTGGGCACGGGGCTCGCGGCCGAGGCGGGGGCCCTGCGGGACCTGGCGGACGTGGCCGGGCAGCACGGTGCGCGCACCGCCCTCGAGGTCGCCGCGGCCGGGGGACACCACCTGCTGCTCCAGGGGCCCCCGGGTGCGGGCAAGACGATGCTGGCGGAGCGGCTTCCGTCCGTGCTTCCTCCGCTCACCCGCAAGGAGTCCCTCGAGGTCACCGCCGTCCACTCGGTCGCGGGCATCCTGCCGCCCGGCGAGCCACTGGTGCGCACGGCGCCCTACTGCGCCCCGCACCATTCGGCGACGATGCAGTCCCTCGTGGGCGGCGGGCAGGGCATGCCGAGACCGGGAGCGGTCTCGCTGGCGCACCGGGGCGTCCTGTTCCTGGACGAGGCCCCGGAGTTCTCCGGCAAGGCGCTCGACGCCCTCCGCCAGCCGCTCGAATCGGGGCATGTGGTCGTCGCGCGGAGCGCGGGGGTGGTCCGGCTGCCCGCCCGCTTCCTCATGGTGCTGGCGGCCAACCCCTGCCCGTGCGGGCGCCACACCCTGCACGGCGCGGGATGCGACTGCCCCGCCTCGCTGATCCGGCGGTACCAGTCGCGGCTCTCCGGCCCCCTGCTCGACCGGGTCGACCTCCGGGTCGAGGTGGAGCCCGTCAGCCGGGCCGACCTGCTGGGCCAAGGGGCCCGGGGCGAGCCGTCCGCGGCCGTCGCGGCCCGGGTCGGGGAGGCGAGGGACCGGGCCGCCGCCAGGCTGGAGGGCACTCCGTGGCGGGCCAACAGCGAGGTGCCCGGCCATGAGCTGCGCACCCGCTGGCACACGGATCCGGGCGCGCTCGCCGCGGCCGAGCGGGACATGGAGCGGGGACTCCTCACGGCCCGCGGCATGGACCGCGTACTCCGGGTCGCCTGGACGATCGCCGACCTCGCGGGCCACGACCGGCCCGACGCACAGGACGTCGGCCTGGCACTCCAACTGCGCACGGGCATCGCCCGGGGGGTCCCGGCGGGGTTCGGAGCGGAGCGATGAGCGCGGAAGCACCGGCCCGGCCGCCGGGCGGTGAGGGGAGGCCGGACATGACCGTCCGGTGCGAGTGGGGGAGGCTGCGGACATGACCTCCGGTGTGAGTGAGGAGGAGCGCAGGGCGCGTGCCGCGTTGACGAGGGTCGTCGAACCGGGTGACGAACGCGCGGGGAGATGGCTGCGCCGGCACGGCCCGGTGGAACTCCTGGCCCGTCTCACCGGGCCCGCCCTGACCGAGGGCACCCTCCCCGGCGCGGGGGAGCAGACGGTCCAGGGCTACCGGACGCGGGCCGCGACGGCGAGCCCGGAGCGTGATCTGGAGCGGGTGGCCGAGCTGGGCGGGCGCTTCCTCTGTCCAGGCGACCCGGAGTGGCCGGGCCAACTGGACGACCTCGGAGACGCAAGGCCGGTCGGACTCTGGGTGCGGGGTCGCCCCGACCTGCGGATATGGGCCCTGCGCTCGGTCGCCGTGGTGGGCGCGAGAGCCTGCACCCCGTACGGGGCCCATGTGTCCGGGAGTCTCGCCTCGGGCCTCGCGGAGCGCGGCTGGGTCGTCGTCTCCGGCGCGGCGTACGGGGTCGACGCCGCAGCCCACCGAGGCGCACTGTCCGCGGACGGTGCCACCGTCGCGGTACTGGCGTGCGGCGTGGACGCCGTCTATCCGCGCGGTCATGCCGAGTTGATCCGTCGCGTGGTCGAACAGGGCGTGGTCGTCGCGGAGTTGCCGCCTGGAGCGCATCCCACCCGCAGCAGGTTCGTGCTGCGGAACCGGGTCATCGCGGCCCTGTCCCGGGGCACCGTCGTCGTGGAGGCCGAGTACCGCAGCGGCTCGCTCGCCACGGCCAGGGCCGCCGAACGTCTCGGCCGGTTCACCATGGGCGTTCCCGGCCCGGTCACCAGCGGGCTCTCCGCGGGCGTGCACGAACTCCTGCGCACCGGAGCGGTCCTGGTCACCGACGCCGACGAAGTGGTGGAGCTGGTCGGCGACATCGGTGATCTCGCCCCCGCACGCCGCGGGCCGGTGCTCCCGCGGGACCTCCTCGGCCCCGGCTGCGCACGGGTACTGGAGGCGCTCCCGGTCAGCGGCGCCCTCGACGGCCGGGACATCGCCGCTCGGGCCGGCACCACGCCCGACGAGGCCCTCGCGAGGCTGTACGAACTGCACTCCCTGGGCTTCGTCGAACGCCACGGGGATCGCTGGCAGTTGGCCACCGTCGCCACAACGGGCTCGAACGCACGGCGAGGCGGTGCTTGACCTGGGGCATTCGGGTGAAAGGGTGTGCCCGATGGCCCCGGCGGCACTTCCGCGACACCGTGAGGGCCGGCGCCCCGGCTCCGGCCCTCGTTCGAAGATGTGGCCGACGGTACACACCCACCGAGGCGCGATCCGCCGCCGTTCGCGCACCGCAATCCCCCAGTCACGCTACGCTCACCAGGTTCACCG
It contains:
- the lepB gene encoding signal peptidase I, which encodes MGSRGRRASHRADTRLPTGTRPTDGGRTLPGRAERRRLAKKVKRRRQRSAVKEIPLLITVALMIALVLKTFLVQAFVIPSGSMEQTIRIDDRVLVDKLTPWFGSKPERGDVVVFKDPGGWLQEEQTPRPDDPVVVKQVKDVLTFIGLLPSDDEQDLIKRVVAVGGDKVVCCDRDGKVTVNGVPLTEPYLHPGNAPSKLRFDVQVPAGRLFVMGDHRSNSADSRFHLDEEYSGTVSEEEVVGRAVVIAWPFDHWRKLEERGTYASVPDARAGTATALGPSHSVSSQDHKGLVLLPSPAELPLVMGVMGLRRLGRGRSHGVRSGCGGFGGRRTIRTRGARGAARAVREAFPRFHWLRRPSPAGRRRFGRR
- the lepB gene encoding signal peptidase I, translating into MKPSPGSTGSGGLPPQGDGGSGDGDPADDDGSSGTGERKQRSFWKELPLLVGIALVLALLIKTFLVQAFSIPSDSMMNTLQRGDRVLVDKLTPWFGSEPERGEVVVFHDPGGWLDDTHTPEPNVVQQFLSFIGLMPSSEEKDLIKRVIAVGGDTVSCKKGGKVMVNGKALDETSYIRPGSTPCDDKPFGPIRVPEGRIWVMGDNRDNSLDSRYHQELPYNGTVSNEDVVGRAVVVAWPFNRWSTLPVPDTFDQPGLNSAAVIGGTVAPGALAVAGALPIVLVRRRRLTRGRTGG
- the lepB gene encoding signal peptidase I → MSGTGRTDRGHGRLGSVLSGLAVALGCVLFLGGFVFGALLYQPYTVPTDSMSPTVEPGDRVLAQRIDGSEVRRGDIVVFTDKVWADAPMVKRVVGIGGDKVVCCDSEGRMTVNGRAVEEPYLPGEESASPMGFTVSVPEGKLFLLGDERRTSVDSRSHLQEAGQGTVPRAAVSARLDAVAWPVGGVLERPRSFAALPGGISEPGPIRPVVASVALGAVLILGGAAYGPLVKLMGRRKQPTGRSRATADV
- a CDS encoding NUDIX hydrolase, with product MSERPAGTAAEGPGRALRRVSRVILLDPADRILLLHGFEPEDPSDDWWFTPGGGVEGAESREEAALRELAEETGITDVELGPVIWQRECSFPFDGRRWDQDEWYYLARTRQTATSLTGLTRLEQRSVAGLRWWTSAELSAARETVYPTRLAELLRTLLDEGPPSAPVVLARDIV
- a CDS encoding DUF2469 domain-containing protein encodes the protein MSAEDLEKYETEMELKLYREYRDVVGLFKYVIETERRFYLTNDYEMQVHSVQGEVFFEVSMADAWVWDMYRPARFVKQVRVLTFKDVNIEELNKSDLELPQG
- a CDS encoding YraN family protein, which encodes MNATGALGRYGEELAARRLAASGMTVVARNWRCGRAGEIDIVARDGDTVVVCEVKTRRGGPEGRMPFEHPMAAITPTKADRLRHLAACWLEHHGGPPPPGGVRIDLVGVVLPRRGAPRVEHVTGVA
- a CDS encoding YifB family Mg chelatase-like AAA ATPase; translated protein: MGFARTCSVALVGVEGVVVEVQADLEPGVAAFALVGLPDKSLVESRDRVRAAVVNSGAEWPQKKLTVGLSPASVPKGGSGFDLAVACAVLGAAERIDPRAIADLVLIGELGLDGRVRPVRGVLPAVLAAAEAGYQQVVVPERTAGEASLVPGVSVLGVRSLLQLIAVLNDEPVPEEEPDGDGRPDAMLAGLTVPGAGVGTGLAAEAGALRDLADVAGQHGARTALEVAAAGGHHLLLQGPPGAGKTMLAERLPSVLPPLTRKESLEVTAVHSVAGILPPGEPLVRTAPYCAPHHSATMQSLVGGGQGMPRPGAVSLAHRGVLFLDEAPEFSGKALDALRQPLESGHVVVARSAGVVRLPARFLMVLAANPCPCGRHTLHGAGCDCPASLIRRYQSRLSGPLLDRVDLRVEVEPVSRADLLGQGARGEPSAAVAARVGEARDRAAARLEGTPWRANSEVPGHELRTRWHTDPGALAAAERDMERGLLTARGMDRVLRVAWTIADLAGHDRPDAQDVGLALQLRTGIARGVPAGFGAER
- the dprA gene encoding DNA-processing protein DprA, encoding MTSGVSEEERRARAALTRVVEPGDERAGRWLRRHGPVELLARLTGPALTEGTLPGAGEQTVQGYRTRAATASPERDLERVAELGGRFLCPGDPEWPGQLDDLGDARPVGLWVRGRPDLRIWALRSVAVVGARACTPYGAHVSGSLASGLAERGWVVVSGAAYGVDAAAHRGALSADGATVAVLACGVDAVYPRGHAELIRRVVEQGVVVAELPPGAHPTRSRFVLRNRVIAALSRGTVVVEAEYRSGSLATARAAERLGRFTMGVPGPVTSGLSAGVHELLRTGAVLVTDADEVVELVGDIGDLAPARRGPVLPRDLLGPGCARVLEALPVSGALDGRDIAARAGTTPDEALARLYELHSLGFVERHGDRWQLATVATTGSNARRGGA